The DNA sequence taggagtcactctttgaccggacacgggttttaagaaatgtaaagaaaagttgattgaaaaagttagtggaatgtgggacccattttttatattggttttataataaaatgtgagtgaattgagttagtggaatgtgggacctacttactatttatggtaaaaatgaagtgtgactcttaattggggacggaccgaaatggaaaagagtgactcttaatgggggacggagggagtattatttaggcCTTAAATCATGGACTTAGGTGTTAATCAGTTATACCAAATACAGACATTGTGACGATTCAAATGTTGCAATTCTCGACCCTGCACTCGCACccaataattattcatatcGGGTCTGATGGTAATATTTGGTACTTGTTTCGCCATTTCTATTACTCCCATCATCCATAAAATAGAggtttttttcatttagttcgttctataaaaatatttcacttttattttttatagtaatttttttctttcgaATAAGATGGACCATATTCTCCAATAATATACGGTTCCAAATATCGCTATTTTTATAGAACGAGACGAATACAATATATTAATCTGAAACAAGGTGAATGCCAAATCAAGTACCTTGAAAGTCTTGTTTCACCTACCTTAGTCTAGGAGAGTCGTAGCCACCATTATATTAATCAatggaaaattctagattCGAAGAGGCCACAGTTCATATATATGTGGTGAATAagaattatagaaaataacaTACAATAATTGCATCCTAAGTTATACatttgaggagagagagtCGACAATTACAAatgaatatgagaaaaaaaaaaggcagtGTGCGGCGCATTGTCTAAGCTATAGATGTAGACTCATTTTGGATCCTTCCAATCATCTCGTGCACCGCTGTGGCTATCTCATTCACTGTGCTTAGTTGGCATTCGTCTTCTACCTGCGTTCCATTTCATTCTTATTTACACATATcttaattttgaaagaaataattttttataataaaatgttcatatttattattcaacgACACATTTATATAACTTTGTCGTGGTGGTTTGAAAAGGTTAAGTTCTTTTATAGTCTTGTCATATCTTTATTATGTGCCTCAATGATTGAGAGCAAACTCGACTATGAGAGCATTCTActctttgaatttttaatctatgttgcctaaaaaaaattaaaattttgattccTAAAAATATtcgttaattttttattataaaactacaaCTTTTGCTTAGAACaattaaaactcaaattttaatagttatgttttttattcataatataaatcattgTTATCACTGATACTTCCTCTCCGTTCCATTAGTGTTgtataatttctatttttgccATTCCATTACAGTTTagtaatttctctttttagctATTTCAACACATTCAATTtgtcttacttttattatctttcttttagaaaaattcagcatatttaatctcttttactataatatatttttatttttctctctcattataTATCTGTTTTGTTCTCCATATTTCTTACACTCCTCTCAACCCATCAAAATTTCTTTCTTGATTCATGTGCATAAAGAAAATAGGTAAGTGTTTCCCGAAAGACAAGACAGAGATATATAACTGTTGTTAAGATGCATATTGAACGCACAATTATGAAGACAATATATACATGTGATTTGGACACCTACATTTCATCTACagtgacattttttttttcttttttgcttaTAATTTTCTAGTGGCTGCCAGTGATGTGAATCTGAAATGAAATAAGGTATACACCCATTAACTATTTCAATAGTAAGAGTTGACCTAGTGATAGAGTGCCTGATGCACGAAGATATGGGTCTAGGTTTCGAGTCCATCATTATATAgtctttaaatttcttttcttttgcctgtaaaaaaggaaagaagaaagagataAAACGCGGAGAACATACCTTTACACTGAAAGAGTATAGAACCGATTGATCAACGGTTGTGATGTTAAGATGGAGAATGTTGAGGCAAAAGGATTGAAATTCGGCCACCATTTTGAGGAGTTGCTTTGGCTTTCTCTTTGCCTGGATCTTAATGCTTGCATGACTCTCCACCTTAGTCACCTCGATATCCGCGATGCTCGAATGCCTCTCCACCGCGACGTTCATCGCGATACTTGAAGGCCTAGAGTATTGAGGGAAAGTGAAGAAATTCGAGAATATGTCGGAACAAGTGGCCACGGCTCTGACTTGTTGCCCATCCCTAAACTTGTAAGCTTCCATGAATTGAACTTGGTGTTCAAGTTCCTTCACAAAATTGATTGCACCACCAACAATTGATGCTTGATCTCCctagatttaatattttgtaacCATGAGTACCATATAATGATActtttaatataatgtttttattttccttgCTATGCAGCAGGTGAGTCCCACTTTGTCTTGTACCTTATACATAATATTTGACAGAATATTACCTAAAGTGACTAAACATGTACCCTACAAACCCTAATCATACACAGAAATATATGCAtctattaaaaacaaattatttatgcCCATTATAAATTCTAagtgatatattatttttgagatttctaattcaaaatgacacttttttttcaactaaaaacatcattttcactactttatttattttttatttaattcacagAACAACTATGCATAAAATTCTATtctgaataaaaaaaatgttccatTATGAGTGGCAgtgaatttcatttcatttaatagTGCTAGgtaagataaaaaaatgcaCGTAAATCAATAGGTTATCGGTGATTAACCTATCATTGGAAATAACAgacaaaatttaaagtttgtgatatataccaattttaaagttcgtgagAATACACCAAATTTTAGCCAAAGTTGATGGTTTTAGAGATCAATATgcctatttaaaataatttacccGTTGAGCATAGGAAGGAGGCATCAAGGAGCGGAGGACGGCGAGGTAGTCGTTCATCTGGCGGCGACGATTCCTCTCGACGGCGATATGAGTCATCCTTTGGGTCTCGAGCTCCTCCTTGTTCTTGGAGGGCTTGCTCCGCCGCCTCTTGGGGCGTGCCTCCGGTGTGTTAAGAGCAACAGAAGACGGCGGAGATGACTCCCAATTATAAGCAATTGCACTCTGTTGATCAACATTAATGACCTTTTCTTCAACCCCCAAATCAGTAGTGTAGTTGTAATCTATGCAGCCATAGATGAATGGATCTTGCTGGTATATCACTGCTTCCAGACTCATTCTCTCTCTGGAAAATCAGTTGTTTGTTGTGTTTGTGAGGAGAGGCAGAgcgtatatatatatacgagAAAAAGAGTGAGTTGGAGCCTATTTAAAAGGGCTTACAAAGGatcaaacattaaaaaaaattgccaaGTTGCATCCATTCACATATCTACAGCAATTCACACGTGAGAGTGTTTTCCTTGGTCTGCTCTAATATAATGTAGAAATAGGTCGATCACCCCTTAAAATGACTTCATAAGGGGAAGGCTATCCAAAAATATGTGGATGAGATTGAATTATTACTAAGTCGATGTACGATATGAAATGAGATTTTGAACACTCTAACAGAGTTGTCGTGCATTTgatgtttataaaatttcaatccattttgtaattttgaatTAGTAACCACCATACACAGAAGAATGTTTACAACTTACAACTATGTCCTACCTGActtgaattaatatataaaaaggcTTGGGTGGTATAGGAAATATATGCTTGTTTTTCACGAATTAATGTCTTTTGTTAGAATCGGCCAAAATTGTACTCTTTCATGTGAGTTTAAGTTGAACACTATGAAGGATAATAGTAGAATCATGAGatatataaaagataaaaaactaggatgatatttattaaattttgaaacaacTGTGAAGGATAATAGTATAATCTAGCGAGACATACAACTAGTATAACATTTAGTTTAAAGTCTGCGaacaacatttattttgaatgaGAAGCTTAAACTCATTTTAACGTCATTTAAATGATTAACTGAGGTTTTGTCCACTATTGAGATACCCTCTtctttccataaaaatatatgccataaaaatatatgcatttgaaatgacacagaaattaatgcataatagAAAATGTAAGTCAGAAGAGGAGAATGTTGTTAAAGTAGTATTAGTAGATAGTATgacccacattattattaatgtttaatgATTGACCCTAGTGGTATAAGTTATGAACAATTAATGTATATAGGACGaacgaaaattgaaaagtgcatatatttttatgggatgggtggagtatttttattgcgTGTATTTCCATCTATAATAGTTTGATCTTGACAAATTAATTCAGTAGTGGCCTTAATTGTGATGCCTCTTTACTCAAAATCCTAATCAAACTTTGCTTCCTCCTCTTCATTCACCTGATGCTCGCAATGCATTGCCACACTCTTCATAATTAGTCATCCATCgatcaataaaatttcattatggttcaaaccaaattataattatctCAGAATATTTCAGTTAAGAAAAACTATGAGATGCAAATAAAACTGTACAAATATAAACTCGAACAATTAGGAAACATAACCAATGACTTTATTCGGTATTTATGGGCTTGTGAAAATTCGACGATCTTCCGATAACACGTGAACCTCTTTGAACTAATCTGAACTCACACGATAGTTGTCCTAACTAAAACACTATACCACACTcctaattactccctccgttccatagtaatataggcgtttcttttcagcacggagattaagaaaaattgtgttagaccATCCGCATCtctgtctcttatccgtctctcaACCGTCTCATcttttcactattcatgggccccactgtacttttcagctcatctcttaactaagagacagcacatgcatccctccatcttttaaccatctcttaaccattcattcaatttcatttttatttttaattccaacaaattcaattaataaaaacacacttcattaaataaaataaaaattacaattttaaaacctaaaaaataaaaaaatacataatttaaaatgctaaaaaataaaaaaaatacataattaaaatactctaaattaaactataaaaactactccgccggcGAATCATCCCCCGAAGTCGGCGGTGCACCCAAGTTAGATCGATCCCGAATACCAAGTTGAGCTCTCAGATGCTCAATTCCGTCCATATGGGCTTCAAATTGGCGatgattcatttttgaagtgTCAGCCATCGTGGCGAccaggtacatggacattaggCTGTTGTAGCCTATGCCCGTGCCCGTGccggagcccgagcccgagcccgccTGGCTTGATTCGCCGCGGCCCCTCCCCCTCCCTCTCGCCGCCTTTGCCGCCTTGGTCCCTTGCGGCCGACGTCGTGTACCGGAAGAAGACCCCTTGCATCATCGGTTGGCGTGCCCTCACGTGAGGTGTTGCCTTCACCGCTATCACTAGAAGAGTAGTGGTCACGCGCCGTGTGCATCGTGCGTTTCAAGCCCAACTCGACACCGCCAGCCCACCTTTCAAGGTGGTGGACTTGCGACCAAACATCGACAAACTTGAAATCTTTACCGACGTCGTCTTTGAAGACCCGCAACGCCGTTCTCAGAATGTCGGCTCCACCGGCTCCGCTTTGATAATTCGCCTCTTCTGCCCTGTATATCGCgcaaaattttttaacatCTTTGTCGCATCGGTCCCAATGACtgcggagcatcttcacgttgCGGGCAAAGGTGTTCTTCGGCCTTCGTGCGTTGTAAacttttgtaacttttttccaaaaacacTTGTTGGTTTTTCGATTCCCGACGACAGGATCGTACGAGACGCTGATCCAAGCATCGTACAGAGCCAACGTCTCGTTTTGGCTGTATGGATGACGGCTGCCGTCCCCCACAACCTCGTGGTcgccctcttcctcctcttcctcctcggcatTGACGCCGATCCTGAGGCCGATCCTGCCGGAGCCGGAGCCTCCACCTATTGGCCAGTCGGGCAAAGTGCGTTCAGGCGGCAAAAAATTCTCTggaatttgggataatcccgGCGATTGGCCGTTCCTGCGGgggagggacgatagtatgcatccacatcaaaacgtggtgtttggtacgccgGCGGAGTGGTCGAGGCTTGGGTGCCCGGCGACAAACCGGGAGTACCCAAAAAGTTGTACATGCTCGCCCAATCGTCGAACGAGTTCAAGTCGAGCCCGCCGGAGCGCCGCCTGCCGAAGCCGCTGCCGCCGCTGGAGTTTCCATCGCCGGACATTTTTTCCACAATTGGAGAGAAAGGAATAGATGAGTGTAGTGAATGGAAGAGGAATgagagtagtgtttgtgtgtgtaaaatggtgaatgtagtatggagtatttatagaataataaaagaaaagaaaagaaaaaaaatttaaaaattcgacCATTTGATGCAACAGTCATTTGAccgtttaaattttttttttttttattaaattcgaatttttcaaattttttttaaaaaaattattacgtcataattccgacgcccactcgcgggccggcgagtgggcgtcacgccatcCTCCAGCGCACGCCACGTGTGGGGCGCGCGTCGCGCGATGAGATGtttcgtctcgtcgagacgagacgagcgtcgcaacgctgtctcgatgttgtctcgtctcgtcgagacgagaccgagacAGCATCGCGTCTGCGATGCGGATGCccttaggtgagttaagtaaagggagagtaaagtggaaaatgaaaaaagtagagagatgaagagagaataaagtaagagagagtaaagtaggtgtggaaaaatatgttgacttttacttaaaaggaaaatgattccattattatggaacgtaccaaaatggcaaaatgactctattactatggaacggagggagtagtaaacaCTTTGACACTGGcaagattattaattttaattctagtGATGAATTTCAAGTCggatagtatataaaaattatcatagttaattaagttaaacaaaaaaaaagctaaGGTAACATATAGAGGAgtacttaaaaaataactcaaattaaagtaaataatgTCTTCTAATCtcgtgctgccatgtggcacgtacaatgcaaaataatgacgctaaaatgcaaaaaacaTTAGTAGACATTACAATTGATTTTTCGTGGATTGTATCGTATACTATCtatattgcaaaataaacCATCTATGATACAAATTATAGGCAAATTTCCACGAATTGCATTATatggattatatattttgcacTAAAAAGTTTATTTGCATCCCTAAGGATGAAAGGACATTAGTGTATTAGGTTTAGAGCTACTCTCTACAACCATGACTCTTGTTCCATAtaatctaatactccctctgtcccaaaataagtgacttgtattcctttttgagatgtcccactataagtaacatatttccatttttagcaaaaagtcatctctcttactttattttttacctactttattctctcttctctcctctacttttccctctctcatactttactctcttcactttaacttatttaaatatcattccttaaatctcatgtccaaaagaagtagatcacttatcttgggacggaagcagtattttataataaacaaaaataatattttaattttataatttatgaatttaatattaactaCATGAAATAGTAGCTCCTGCTATGGAGAGCAGCACAACAACAGGGATCCAAATCCTAGTGCATTCTTaccatatattttttattctggTCTATCcacaaaatttaatgtttatctatttatggtaaattttttagtctaataaaatgaattaaaatttttcattaacAATATTCATTCAACcgcattttctttttatcactgttattctaaaaaaattaactgaAAATCATAAACTATGATCTACTGTCgggactattttttgtagGTAGAGATACGTACGTAGTACTTCTATCGTATATGTAATGCAACTACCACGTTGGTGGTTGATGTTGAATTCTTTTGCACAAGTCACCAAATTCACGGAAATGAATGTATGAATATTTACAGCTGGATAGGGCTGCTAATTATAACTTGAGTTAAGGTTTTGAGTCTAGACAAGGGGCGGATCTAGTATATGTTCACGGGGGGCTTGTCCCACCTCAACTTTCCATTTATTAATGgatataggattgtgatcaattgagattttttagccTAATTGATAATTGAGATGCATTACGAgccacttatttttattaaatgagtagTCTAGAATTTGTCacatagaaaatatttttatattaattaattatgaaatggcagaatgataatttcatggtacattttattcaatatatattttttttttattttctatttctttttttattttttttattttttatttttgtcaactACGTATacaatttatgtcaactacatatacaattcatgtcaactacacaaaaataatgtcaactatgtgtacaatccatgtcaactacatatacaattcatatcaactacatatacaattcatatcaactacacacatataatgtcaaccacatatacaattcatgtcaaccacacatatataatgtcaactataagttgttgatatttgatgtGCAGACTATTGACAATAATACCTCCGAGTTTACATAATCTACTTGCAGTTGACATTTTGAAAATGTTGTGGATAAATGGCTGaaaatgcatctcaattctcaattaagacaaaaaaatctcaacctaacatgACCCtataagagcactcccaatggggGTGGCGAAAATCCGGCGATAAATCGCCGAtcatcgccggattatcgccggcCGTTGTGGTGAAaacggcgataattcggcgataaagTTACCGTTTTTACGCCAACCGGCGttttatcgccggattatcgccgagcgatcgccggccattgtgggcgacgctcggcgataatccggcgatttttaaattttttttttttttttcggccAACGGCTATTTTTAAatcccacccctataaatatttcctccacttcctccattcatcacccacaatcttcattctctccattttcaatctcttctcccaatcttcaatcttcatcaaattatgagcttttggaagaaaaattccCGCTCGGGTAAGGGTAAGGGGAAAGAGTCGAGTTCACAAATTCCCAACATGGATGAAGCAAACGAGCAGTGGATGCACTCGTTGTTGGcgatgggttctcctcccggccaaCTTCCATACGCGGGTCCGTCTCCTTTGCAGACTCCTCCGGCGCGGagactttctccgtacttcAACTATGCCGGCAGAATGCCCTCTCCAGCCGACGATGTGTATCGGCCCCAGTTCGACACCCCCGGATCAACCCCAGGCGACCAAGAATCTCAGGCCGCGACACTGAGCGCGGAGGACTTCGAGGTGGAAGAAACGCCCACCGAGCCGCCTGCGACTGATACGGGTTCCGATGAGAGGCCGAAGCGGGTAAGGACTACTTACACACTTCAAGAGTCCGAGCTGATAGCCACCTGCTGGGCGGACACGTCACNNNNNNNNNNNNNNNNNNNNNNNNNNNNNNNNNNNNNNNNNNNNNNNNNNNNNNNNNNNNNNNNNNNNNNNNNNNNNNNNNNNNNNNNNNNNNNNNNNNNACTTAATCATGAAAAACTTAGTTGTTTTTTGTAAAAGAACACGAAAATTCAGAACAGTTGGAATGTTAAAGATCCGAGTCTCTAGAACCgatatagaaaattatttcagaggagaaaaaagttatatacaaattttatatatatttatatttttctcccTCTTATCCAATTTCCTGGCTCCGTCTTGATCTAGACCCTAATTAATTACCACGTTAAACATTAATAGTTAATTACTCCAAG is a window from the Salvia hispanica cultivar TCC Black 2014 chromosome 1, UniMelb_Shisp_WGS_1.0, whole genome shotgun sequence genome containing:
- the LOC125201950 gene encoding transcription factor bHLH94-like isoform X1; amino-acid sequence: MSLEAVIYQQDPFIYGCIDYNYTTDLGVEEKVINVDQQSAIAYNWESSPPSSVALNTPEARPKRRRSKPSKNKEELETQRMTHIAVERNRRRQMNDYLAVLRSLMPPSYAQRGDQASIVGGAINFVKELEHQVQFMEAYKFRDGQQVRAVATCSDIFSNFFTFPQYSRPSSIAMNVAVERHSSIADIEVTKVESHASIKIQAKRKPKQLLKMVAEFQSFCLNILHLNITTVDQSVLYSFSVKVCSPRFISFFFPFLQAKEKKFKDYIMMDSKPRPISSCIRHSITRSTLTIEIVNGCIPYFISDSHHWQPLENYKQKRKKKCHCR
- the LOC125201950 gene encoding transcription factor bHLH94-like isoform X2, with the translated sequence MSLEAVIYQQDPFIYGCIDYNYTTDLGVEEKVINVDQQSAIAYNWESSPPSSVALNTPEARPKRRRSKPSKNKEELETQRMTHIAVERNRRRQMNDYLAVLRSLMPPSYAQRGDQASIVGGAINFVKELEHQVQFMEAYKFRDGQQVRAVATCSDIFSNFFTFPQYSRPSSIAMNVAVERHSSIADIEVTKVESHASIKIQAKRKPKQLLKMVAEFQSFCLNILHLNITTVDQSVLYSFSVKVEDECQLSTVNEIATAVHEMIGRIQNESTSIA